The genomic segment TCcctttcataaaatattatgtaaaaatattttaagatgcTTTGCCGGAaagacattttaaaatatattaccaTGATCTGTGAAGtagtatataattttaaatatagaagttgaaaataaaaaaaaatattagattatcgataaaatttaaatcatataataaaaaaaaattgttttatattttatttttctttttttaggTATGAGTATAAAAAGAACAAGAAGACATAATACTGTAATTCGTTTATTAACAAATCCTACAATTTGTAagttttcttattattaattatattttatatattttcttctttttttttatatctttaaagaTGAAGAGAGAGCCTTATCATCAACGCCTTTCTTAGGAGCTGCTATTGTTGATGAAATAAGACCTAAATTAGGTACGTTAAAAGTTATGGTTAAAGAGAGATGATTCAATTATTCCTAAGGGTACTTACTTGAGTACAATAAAATGAAGAAGAAATGTTATTTTGAATCATTCCATTTCAAACATCACACTTCCGTTAAGCTTTTATGTTGGTTAGATTACATAGTAGTTAGAAATCTATCAATTGTTTTAGTATGCAAAGTATAGTACTTATCAAAGAGTTTTAGTATAATGacaattttgttatatattttatttagttttatatattattttagttattatAACTATGGCTTCATCTAATTCTCCTTCTAATGTACCATCATCCGATACAGGATATCATTCACTTTTAACTAATAGAAATAGTAATGATATACAATTAAATTCTTCATTaatcaataaaaatgaagaaaaatataatgattcATGTTTAGATATTATTGAACCATCCTTAGCACTTCGCAAATTTTCAGAGCATTTTAGTAAGTTTATCTCTCTATTAAccatacataaaaaaattttatttacaatatatatatatatatatatatatactaaatataattatatatgtaatactaaatgttattcatttttattagcTGAAAGAATTGAAGGAAAAGCATTTGTTAGAAGAGGTGCTTTAAGACATAAAGATATTCATGAAGTAAAATCTCATAAATTTACAGcaagattttttaaacaacCCACATTTTGTTCACATtgtaaagattttttatgGGGTTTAAATAAACAAGGTTTTCAATGTCAAATATGTACATTAGTTGTTCATAAAAGATGTCATGAATTTGTTAATTTTGCTTGCCCTGGAGCTGATAAGGGTGTTGATACTGATGATCCTAGACAACTTCATAAATGGAAAATTCAAAGTTACCAATCTCCAACATTTTGTGATCATTGTGGATCATTACTTTGTGGCATTTTTCATCAAGGTATGAAATGTCAATCTTGTGATTCAAATGTACATCGCAAATGTGTAAAATTTGTCCCAAATATGTGTGGAACTGAACATACTGAAAGAAGGGGACGTATTCTtcttgaaataaatattaaaaaaaatgtcttaTATCTTCATATTAAAGAagcaaaaaatttaataccaATGGACCCAAATGGATTATCTGATccatatgtaaaaattaaattaattccTGATTATGGAAATAAaacaactaaaaaaaaaactaaaacaTGGAGAGCAACATTAAATCCTAAATGGGatgaaaaatttagttaTGTATTAGATGCATCTGATAAAGATAGACGTCTTTCTATAGGTGTTTGGGATTGGGATCGCACATCTAGAAATGATTTTATGGGATCATTATCATTTGGTATTAGTGAATTAATGGATGAACCTGCATCTGGATggtataaattattaaattctgtaaattttattttttattaataataattaataaattatttttaaggaAGAAGgagattattataatattccTATACCATCAGAAGATGAAAAAGAAGTTGAAAAACTTCGTAAAAAGATGgaagaattaaaagaaaaagaaaatgaaaaaaaacaaatatatatacaacaACATAAGACTACATTAGATGTTATTAAAGCTACAgactttaattatttaacagTTCTTGGAAAAGGATCTTTTGGTAAAGTTCTCTTAGGAGAACATAAAACTACTAAATCATTATAtgctataaaaatattaaaaaaagatgttaTTATACAAGATGATGATATTGAGTGCGCAATGACAGAAAAAAGAGTTTTATCACTTCCTGAAAAACCTCCATTTTTAGTAGCACTTCATTCTTGTTTTCAAACTATGGATcgtttatattttgtaatggAATTTGTAAATGGTGGAGATTTAATGTATCAAATTCAACAGGTAGGAAAATTTAAAGAACCTGTTGCATGTTTTTATGCTGCCGAAATAGCATGTGGACTTTTTTACCTTCATAGTCATGGAATAATATATCGtgatttaaaattagataatGTTATGCTTGAAAAAGATGggcatataaaaattactgaTTTTGGTATGTGCAAAGAAGGTATTTTTGGAGACCGAATGACAAAAACTTTTTGTGGAACACCTGATTATATTGCTCcagaaattatattatatcaacCTTATGGTAAATCTGTAGATTGGTGGGCTTATGGTGTTCTTCTTTTTGAAATGCTTGCCGGTCAACCACCATTTGATGGAGAAGATGAAGATGAATTATTTACTGCTATAACTGAACATAGTGTTAGTTATCCCAAATGTATGTCAAGAGAATCTGTCTCAATGTGTAAAGCATTACTTCAAAAATCCCCAGAAAAAAGATTAGGTTCATGTGAAAATGAAACAAATGAGATAAAAGATCATGCATTTTTTAGAAGGATAGATTGGTTAAAAATTGAGAATCGTCAAGTACAACCTCCTTATAAACCAAAGTTGGTAAGttttaagtatttttttttttgtgatgTGTTGTcttaatatatcattatttattgtgTGTAGACATATACGCCTTCAACTGCATGTATAAATCCTTTAATCTCACAAAATGGTGTTGCTTTAACGGAACCTAATTGGGTTATCATTGACAAAATGACAGGAAAAGAATTTCAAGATTTTACATATCGTAATCCTATCTTTTCATTTGAAACAAGTCaactattataaattttatttattttagaagGGGCCTGATGATGTCTCTAATTTTGATGCTGAGTTTACTCATGAAAAACCAAAATTAACACCTGTTGATAGATTATTCCTTATGAATTTAGATCAAACAGAATTTGAAGgctttacttttattaatccAGATTATACAGCAATACattaaactttaatttttttttttttttcattcattttagttattaataaatgttttatattgcagtaaaattattttacaatacaaaaattataaataaattttttttttatttttattaaaaaaatttttttttggaaattatttttatttataatatatttatacatatatattagtaacccatatctttatattatcaaaataaaatatttagaaaaaataatatctacAAAGTATTCAGAaaggataaaaaatttatgttatactttatcaaattacttatatctcaaaattacacaaaattttaccattttaaatatttcttaaaataagtatggataattttactaaaaatgatgctttaaattttgaattttataCTAAATTTATTGAACCATTTGAATCACAAAAAAAtcatgaaaaatatattatgtattgtgttgttgttttattttcactcataattattattggATTATTTGGTAATTTGTGTGTAATATTTATTGcatgtgaaaaaaaaatgagaaATAGTACAAATACTCTTATTATTGGTAAGTTAATtctatattaattttattttatttttttttaaaggtTTAGCATTTTCtgatttaatgtttttaatattttgtgtTCCTATTACAACTATTACATATATATCCCAAATATGGATACTTCCTATATGGATATGTAAATTAGTTTATTACCTTCAGgtaacaataaattaaaataatataataatttttaatatttttttttagcacACATCTGCTTACTCTTCTGTATGGACATTGACATTAATGGCTGTTGATAGATATTTAGCTGTATGTTATCCAATTCGATCAATTTCAATTAGAAATTCAAGAAATGctttattaacattaataataatatattcaataattttaatatcacaAATTCATATTGCTTCAGGGCATGgaatatatcattataattttatatttgaaaatagaAGTACATGTGCTATGGAAAGAATTGCTTATGGTACAGCATCATTAATTGAAACAcgaatttattatttttcttttaatatttttggttATTTAATTCCACTTATAATAACatgtattttatatttttatatgttaagAAGACTTTGGCATTCTTCAAAACGGTTTTCTGGAAAGCTTCTAAGACATAAAAATGGtattattaaagtaaaaataaattatgaaaattataaatctaaaaaaaaagcaacaAAGCTAATTTTAATAGTTGTTATTATATGGGCTTTTTGTTGGTTACcatttaatattgttttaatacTTTCGGGAATTGTTTATCCAAATACTATTACACAATTATGGGGAAAAAATGCTACAATATGTACTGTTGGAGCACAAATTTTAGCATACGCAAATTCTTGTTTAAATCCTATATTATATGCTTTGATATCAGAAAGTTATAGAAAaggttttattaaaatagttgtttatattttaaaaataggaCGATTGTCCCCAACAAAATGGTGTATTTCACAATTGAATGATATAAGCATTTTTGATGTAAGTAAAGACCgaagtataaatttaaatgcaAACTCAAGAAACCGACCATCATGTACTTCATCTAGAtagttttgataaaaattaaatataaatatatgtatatatgtaGAGATATACATAATAAGCATGCAGTTGTTAGAACATCCGGCATTACAAACtctatttttcattttatacaATAACAACAACTAATTGTTGACATTCCATaatttgatttatatttaaaatttttcttataatgatatacaactatttaaatattttaaatatgacaGAACATTACACTACAATATCACCTACAATAACTGCAATTTTTCCAACTACAtggtaaatttataaaatatttaataactttttttttttttttaatatatataataatttattaggattataacaatatcagaattaattgtttgtttaatatctgtttttttcaattgtttTATAACTGCCGTAACATATTTTGCTCTTCCAATATCATCAGGATTACGAAGATGTATTGCAGCGTTGGCATTAAATAATGGCGTTTTAGCTGTTATGATTATAGCAAGAAATggtttttttctttatacaATTCATTTTCCAGATATTACTTTTTCAAGTAACTTAGCATGCAAATTACATGAATTTCCacttatttttacatattttcaAGTTTCTATATTTAGTTTTGTTGTTAGCTTTATGACAATTGTATCAAAGAAGTTTGTACTTagttatattatcttttataaatgtttttttttagaataagTTATCGTCGTATACATTGGTCAAATGCATGTTCTCTTACTCAAACTATAccaattattatatcattaattttaactttagCTACAACAGTTAATGACAATCCATATAATCCTTCACCATTGGAGCAATGTACGTTGGTTAATGAAGGACAATCAacacaaaaaatttttcgaATAATTACTGCATTTTCAacatttcatttaatttcaattattttttcaaattttgctttaattaatttaaaatcatgTCACCATTCAATATATACTATTATAAAATCTTTACGAAATGTTATAACTTATACAAGTATTACCTATCTTATAGGATATATATTAACAGGATGTCTTgtagtatataaatatatttatgaaatatCTTCTATGACagtatgtttttaaattttaattattttatttattaaatttttttttttatttattattatagtgTTTTGCAATATTCTTTGAAGTaacttttgttattattCCTATTGCCGCAAGTGTTTTATATCCTGTTCTATGTCTATGGTTAATTTATCCAATACGTGAAGCagcaatattattatttcctATCATCAGTCAAATAGCACCTGATCTTTTACCAAAGAAgcaaaatgtaaatataccATTGATTATCATTGAAAGCCCATCACCACATCCTGAGTGCTTAgaaaatcatttataaaaaaaaatattttattttattgttattttaaaattaacgacattttatcaaataaaagaataacttttaaagagggaaaatttgatttattttgtgaatttaaaattaatcttttttttgtctGGTAATTTCCATCCTCCTGGTACTACACAACTATCATCAGAACAATCTTTAATAGCAGGAGAAGTCTCTTCTCCTAATGAATTTCTTGCAACAGCAAAACCAACACGATCTTTACCAAAATCGAATACTGTGTAGTAACGTCCAATAAAGACATCTCCTAAAATCCATAACTCACCCACACGTTCAGGAAGATCCATTCCCATAAATCCAGATAAACAAATTGACTTACCCATTGCTGTAACATTTAAGATATAATCTTTTCCTGATAAGGCAAATGCTTGTCCTCCAATGACAATATTAACTATTGGCAATGATGATACTTTATCACATGGGACCATATATTCTCCTCGGGCTAATGGTTCTGCaccaataaatttttgaattgCTTCAACTTGAGCTTTTGGACCAGCAATAAGTGATGTTCCGGTATCAGCAATAGCTTGACAACCATTTTTGCAtgcaattttttcattatcacCTACAAATCCATCCATTTTAAATTGCCAATATCCTTTACGAGAAACTGGTACATATGTTATATCACCTTTATAATGTTTTGGATCCATACCACCAAGTGTAATTTCACCACCATCACTATCATCTGCAATACGATTTAACCAAAAAGCAAAAATTGGTTGAGGAACTTTATGTTGATCAATTAATGTATTAAATACAGGCTTAACTCCTAATACAGCAATATTTTGATATGCCATTCCAAGAATACCATCAAATTTAGCAGCAATAAATGTAACACCTGGTTCACTAGTAGCTTCAGCAAATGTTTGATCTTCAGCACAAAGATCAGCAATACAAACTTTATCTTTTGAAAGAAATCCTTTCATTGAACCAGTACCATATTGAATAGCCATTGTTCTACCATCAGTAACATATGTTGATGACGATGAActatcatatttattatgaaGAAGACAagcaatattataaataggACATTTTTTTGATGGTATCCAAAGATTAGAACTACCAGTATCAAAAATAACACTAAAATTTTGTCCTGGTGTTCCAATTGAAATTTCTCCATAATATTGAGCATCCatataatttcttaaaatttcttcACTATCCATTAATCTATGAACAGCTCCATATTTTTCACCTTTATTAATTCtttcattttctaaaaaattaagtctatcttgaaaaataaaatcacgATATTTTGCATATTGATACCATGAACCTTTTGAATGAAGAATAGATCTTATTGTTGGAACTTTATTTAAAGgaattcttaaaaaaaaaaaaaataattatgacattttattaattaaaaaatattattataattcttACCTTTGAAAAGCAtttgataaagaaattaagatgataaaaataaatatcatcATGATTAATGGAATAAGAATGAATAAAACAATCttatttatatctatttCTTATTGACCCTGTTTTAATAGGGAGGGAtctaatttaaaagtatcataaaacattattttaaaattattagcCGTAAAAGATTTATTCTTTGGCCCTGTAAACGActtgttattatatataatatatagtaatatatatatatattgtgtaatatatataaatatatatttatatatatatatatatgtatgtatTATGAAATGGCAGATGTTTATATCAAGAGTGAAAAATACTTTTGTTTAATgttatctttcttttttaaacataaatttaggcataaatttaaacataaaatttaatacattGACTATGTAATAGTTTGTGATAATTTGGAATAGTTATGGTGTTAggaatattaaaagatacaTTGTTAAAAGGAAGGCATATGATAAAcaatcttttctttttttttaaatcttttttataataatatatattctataaataatagGCAAATGATTGATTATtcaagaaataatatttatcaatgaaaaatatatatttagcaTACAATGACAAACTCTTTTGGGACATGGtcgtttttaaataaattttggatcatttttaaaagtataaaattatgcaaagagaaatttattacttttgaATGTGTAGTTCTTGAATTTAatcttataattttatctctcttttcaaaatatatattttaaatttttctattcttttctcatttaaaatttgccaatagatattttttttatattgctTTATCAAAtgtgaaaattttaattaactatcatgataaaaatttaattacatttatcatttaatatatatatttatacttaaatttatcaagactctttgttatttatgtattttcttatatatatttaaaaagaagaaaGTTAATTTTGAGGAaccaatttaaaaaatgtttcccAAATTTAGTAAAGTTTTAAGTAAtctagtttaaaaatttctaatgagaatatatatatcttatttCATTCAAATACatcttataaatattacaaagccttttttcaaatatttataaaaatttttattatttctttaaagaaaataaaaaaaaaaaaaaaagatttgtAAGACAAtagttaataatatttcattcttttataataggTACATTAATGTTGtgtgaaaatttttataagtacATAAAgcttttcaaaattatagtataaaaaagatatataaaagacttttttcaatttttaatattattcataactttttctaacacatcattttattcatttttactattattatttttgactctttttgtttctttatatgataattaacatatttttagttatattttgtatatcaaaatgaaaaataaatgtgaACAAACAAATTtccataaattttatcaaacgaagtgtaaaagaaaatttactattctatttataataattatttttataccaaTAATACAGTCTTTGAAAGAATTACATATTGGTGGAGTATTTCCAATGGAAGCAGGAACTGGTGGTTGGCCGGGAGGGCAAGCATGTTTACCAGCTGTACAACTAGCATTAGAAGATGTTAATAATGATCAAAGTATATTGAAAGGGTACGAAGTTAAGCTTCATCATTATAATAGTAAAGtatgtaaattatattatataaacaatttattaaaattttagtgCAAGCCAGGATTAGCCGCTAAACAATTGTTTGAACTACTATACAATCCCCCTGTTAAGCTTATTTTACTTTCTGGTTGCAGTCCAGTAACAACAGTTATTGCAGAAGCTGCTCCAGTATGGAATCTTGTTGTTTTATCATATGGAGCATCATCACCAGCATTATCAAATCGTGCAAGATTTCCAACATTATTTAGAACACATCCATCAGCAAATATGCATAATCCAACaagaattaaattatttgaaaaatttaaatggaAAAGAATAACAATATTACAATCTGTTGAAGAAGTTTTTACATCAACAGCAAAAGATTTAGAAGAAGAATGtagaaaaaaagatattagaGTTGATAAACAAAGTTTTTATGGTGACCCAACTGATGCAATAAAAACTCTTGTTCGTCAAGATGCCAGAATTATTGTAGGATTATATTATGTAACAGAAGCAAGACGTGTTTTATGTCaggtataataaaaataaaaaaaaaccttctgtattaattaattaaatttttttttttaaaaattaaggCTTATAAACATGGTTTATATGGTAGAAAATATGTCTGGTTTCTAATTGGCTGGTATGCTGATACATGGTATCTACCAGTTCGAGAAGAACAATTAAATTGTACTGCCAAACAAATGGAAGAAGCTGCCCAATATCATTTCACAACTGAAAGTATTATGTTACGAAAAGACAACAAAAAAGCAATAAGTGGAATAACAGGGACTAAATTTCTACATAGATTAAAGAAAGAACTAAATACAAATCCTGCTGAAACTGGAGGATACCCTGAAGCACCACTTGCTTATGATGCTGTTTGGTAGGcttatttaagaaaaaaaaaaacaatattataattaatatttgtagGGCTCTTGCTTTAGCACTTAATTgtacattaaataatattggtGATTCAACACCAATTGAAGAatttacatataataatacaattgTTGCTGGCCAAATTTTTGACTGTGTTAAAAATACACAATTTCAGGGAGTATCAGGAAAAGTAATGTTTTCTGAAGCTGGTGATCGTATAGCTAGAACACAAATAGAACAAATGCAAAATGGAAAATACGTTATAACAGGTTATTATGATATCACTAACAATCATCTTGAATGGtttgataatgaaaaatggTACGGTAAAGGTCCTCCTGCTGACtcaacaattattaaaagacaTCTATTAAAggttaacttttttttatacgcAATTGTATGTCTTATTGCTATAGCAGCAATAGCATTAtcagtatttttatttatttttaacaaagaatatattaatcgtagtataataatacaatCACAACCAAAATGTAATGATCTCCTTATATTTGGTTGTATTTTATCTGCCGgaagtttattattaatggGTTTACCTTCAggaattattaatataccAAATGATTTTTTTCCTTCACTTTGTTATGCCAAAGTAACAATGTTAATGATTGGTTTTTCTTTTGCATATGGTAGTATGTTTGCTAAAGTATGGGTTGTTCATAGAATGGGAGTTAatgaaaatcaaaaaattgttttaaatgatgatgataaaagtgaagtaagtttaaaatatagtataaaattttttttatatacataaatattatatattatacctTAGGCAAATTGGCCTTGGTCTAACATTCGTCTATTGATAACATCAATGCTCCATACAACTGTGAGAAAAATATCTACTCATACCAGCTTGATACAAAGAAAGCAAAATCAGCTTAATCAGGTTTTATACTTgttttatgttaaatttttttgcttttttttttaaaaatttttctttttaaaaccatatgtttttttttaaaataatatcataatTTATGTGATTATAAGTTTATTCCAGCATggataatatttctttttattttttgaattgttataattttgcatgattctttttctttttttgattatttatttttacataattaaCTATTATGATTTCAGCCTATTCCAAGTTTCAAATTTCAATCAATTGTAGCaacatttgtttttattgaTTTTGTTCTTTTACTTATATGGATATTCATAGATCCATTACAAAGATATGaacaatattttcatttagaAATTTCTGAAGAAGGAAAAAGagaagatataaaatatcaacCTGTATTAGAATTATGTCAATCAAAATATCATGAAATTTGGATAGCTTTAATTTTAAGCTATAAATGTTTGTTACTTGTATTTGGTCTTTTTATGGCATATGAATcaagaaatttaaaacttaGATATGTTAATGATTCACGTTTTGCTGGAATGGCTATATATAATGTGGCAATTTTATCATTGGTTACTGGTCCTGTTGTATGCCTTCTTATTAGAACTCAACCAAATGCAAATTTTGCTTTTATTAGTGTAACAGGtgtgtttatttttttaaattattaatcataatattaaaattatatatttatagtcCTTCTTTGTACTTTTATCAGCTTAGGGTTAGTTTTTATTCCAAAAATACAATATGTTTGTCGAACACCGGCAGACCATGATGAACAtgattttttatctattaaagGAAGTTTCCCtgaacaaaaattttttgaatctatattaaaagaaaatttagaTTTAAGACGTCAAATACATATTgtaagtattttattttaatatttatttattttttttaaaatattatttttaatatagaaAGAAGATAAAATTCGTGAATGTCAAAATGTTTTGACACGAAGACGTAGGCATAACTTAAATTCAATTGGTAGCACtgaaaatatttcttcaaCTTGTTTTAAATGTATAGATGATTTTagtatcaataaaatatcaaatggTTCTTCAAAAACAATTTCTGAAGGTTTTTTTCCATCATCATCACCAACAACTTTCACAACAACAGCCTTAATTGAAGCTCACAACAATATTTGTGGAGATACAGATAGTTCCAGTAATTCATgtgaaattatattataaaaaaaaaagtcatttATGTATCATATTAAgtttatatcaaaatttcagtcaatttttttatatacttaaattaaattttttattgtatttattcAACTAacgcaaaaaaaaataaattttttaatatactcttttattgtttataaatttgaCATAAAATTATGCTttgttaaaaagtaaattttgtTTGACATTGAtccattaaaaaaatcattatctatatagatattatttttggtaAAAAATGAATTGTTTAGTtgagttaaaattttttttattaccaacctattgaaaaaaaaaaaacaaggtGAGACTGCATATGTCTTATCCAACCAGTATTTTTTTTCCCATAcatgagatataaaaaacaaaattctTTCTCCCTACATAAGTAGTCAGGGGTtgttattttcaataaaaaaaaaagagagcTTATACCATGTGTTTTGTCTTTTTAgccttattttatttgtaaattgATTATATCCCAAATACGATTACATATATAGctgtttttataattattattctaGTTGAATGATGtataaatcattatttatatgttaCTATTTTAGTTTCTTTCATTTAACTCTCCTTCAATTGACTTTagtaaaactaaaaaaatattttgactGAGTTTATTTAGATATATAACATAATGTAAATAGATAAGTAAACTAAAGCTAccctaaatttttttttatttaaaaaataattttttttaataaaactccATTCCAAAAAGTCTTGtgcaatttttattttattttctaatgcttctttaatttaatctatttttaatttttattttattttattataaacttaattcaaaattcattattttaaatatgtatttacttttaatgtagtttatatatatatatataatatatatatataaatatatttatatatatatatatatatatataatatatatatatataatttattatataataatatgtgTTTTCCGTTATTGATGAAGcatgaatataaataatatgtatGTTTTACATGTTTGTCTTCCCCGAGTTAAttcttatcattattattatgattttaacaaaattatttgcaTGTAGACAACTAACCTATCTTCTTATTTGACATTATGTCATAAGACCATCAGATAACGTAAAAAACATCTTTTTCTTATGGAGTGGGGGAcatgaaaatatatacacTGTTGAGGCTCTTGAAAATGAATGATTCAAGGGCGtgtttttattatgaaaccaaaacaacaatttatattaatactGACACTTCACATTTGCCAATACATAAATGTGTGTAAAtttaagtataaatatacatgGTAAATTGTTTTCACCAGCCTTATAACTATTTTGCTATGATAAACAACAACCATATAACTATTTTtcactttaaaaatttttgtttttgaagCACATGCTTTGTCGCACCAAATATGGTGGTAcac from the Strongyloides ratti genome assembly S_ratti_ED321, chromosome : X genome contains:
- a CDS encoding IP03705p, with protein sequence MEAGTGGWPGGQACLPAVQLALEDVNNDQSILKGYEVKLHHYNSKCKPGLAAKQLFELLYNPPVKLILLSGCSPVTTVIAEAAPVWNLVVLSYGASSPALSNRARFPTLFRTHPSANMHNPTRIKLFEKFKWKRITILQSVEEVFTSTAKDLEEECRKKDIRVDKQSFYGDPTDAIKTLVRQDARIIVGLYYVTEARRVLCQAYKHGLYGRKYVWFLIGWYADTWYLPVREEQLNCTAKQMEEAAQYHFTTESIMLRKDNKKAISGITGTKFLHRLKKELNTNPAETGGYPEAPLAYDAVWALALALNCTLNNIGDSTPIEEFTYNNTIVAGQIFDCVKNTQFQGVSGKVMFSEAGDRIARTQIEQMQNGKYVITGYYDITNNHLEWFDNEKWYGKGPPADSTIIKRHLLKVNFFLYAIVCLIAIAAIALSVFLFIFNKEYINRSIIIQSQPKCNDLLIFGCILSAGSLLLMGLPSGIINIPNDFFPSLCYAKVTMLMIGFSFAYGSMFAKVWVVHRMGVNENQKIVLNDDDKSEANWPWSNIRLLITSMLHTTVRKISTHTSLIQRKQNQLNQPIPSFKFQSIVATFVFIDFVLLLIWIFIDPLQRYEQYFHLEISEEGKREDIKYQPVLELCQSKYHEIWIALILSYKCLLLVFGLFMAYESRNLKLRYVNDSRFAGMAIYNVAILSLVTGPVVCLLIRTQPNANFAFISVTVLLCTFISLGLVFIPKIQYVCRTPADHDEHDFLSIKGSFPEQKFFESILKENLDLRRQIHIKEDKIRECQNVLTRRRRHNLNSIGSTENISSTCFKCIDDFSINKISNGSSKTISEGFFPSSSPTTFTTTALIEAHNNICGDTDSSSNSCEIIL